The proteins below come from a single Psychrobacter sp. PL19 genomic window:
- a CDS encoding TRAP transporter substrate-binding protein — MKFAPLFSIGALAALSLMGCSNSSDTGNDASASSQETTTLRFSHFWPATSSINQEVFEPWAKQIETDSNGRLKVELYPSATLSKADVTYESAVKGTIDIGSQAHGYTSGRFPLTQIAELPGLSSSATQMGCMLQTLYEDGTFADEYKDSHLLFMYGAGPGTLHTTNKLIRTPEDMKGMRIRRPSAVAGDIIESMGASPVGLPANDMYTSLQRGVVDGLSFPWEAVTTFKIDEITKYHTNIPFYSSALMVTMNQDSYDKLPDDLKKVIDDNSGMALAKKVGVVFDKHDDMALQAARDKGDEIIDIPDPLNNPDWKGPLEKGTQKYLSDVKALGLDADGVYAKAKAASVACKV, encoded by the coding sequence ATGAAATTCGCTCCTCTTTTTTCAATAGGTGCTTTAGCAGCACTCAGCCTAATGGGCTGTTCTAATTCATCGGATACTGGCAACGACGCCTCCGCATCATCCCAAGAAACCACTACGCTGCGTTTTTCGCATTTTTGGCCAGCAACTTCTTCTATCAACCAAGAGGTTTTTGAGCCGTGGGCGAAACAAATAGAAACCGACTCCAATGGCCGCCTCAAAGTTGAACTTTATCCATCAGCGACCTTGAGCAAGGCTGATGTGACCTATGAATCTGCTGTAAAAGGAACTATTGATATTGGTTCTCAAGCCCATGGTTACACTAGCGGACGTTTCCCCTTAACTCAAATTGCAGAACTTCCAGGCTTATCAAGTTCAGCCACTCAGATGGGTTGTATGCTGCAGACCCTTTATGAAGATGGTACCTTTGCTGATGAATATAAAGATTCGCACCTGCTATTTATGTATGGTGCCGGCCCTGGAACTCTACACACCACTAATAAATTGATTAGAACCCCTGAAGACATGAAAGGTATGCGTATTCGTCGCCCTTCAGCAGTGGCAGGCGATATTATTGAGAGTATGGGTGCCTCTCCTGTAGGATTACCTGCTAATGATATGTACACGTCCTTACAGCGTGGGGTCGTTGACGGCTTGAGTTTCCCATGGGAAGCAGTCACAACGTTCAAAATTGACGAAATAACCAAATATCATACTAATATTCCCTTCTATAGCTCTGCCTTGATGGTGACTATGAATCAAGACAGCTATGACAAATTACCTGATGATTTGAAAAAAGTGATTGATGATAATTCAGGTATGGCTTTGGCGAAAAAGGTCGGTGTAGTATTTGATAAACATGATGATATGGCTTTACAAGCGGCAAGGGATAAAGGGGATGAAATCATCGATATTCCAGATCCGCTCAATAACCCAGATTGGAAAGGGCCTCTGGAAAAAGGCACGCAAAAGTATCTTAGTGATGTCAAAGCTCTAGGTTTAGATGCTGATGGGGTTTATGCAAAAGCCAAAGCAGCCAGTGTTGCCTGTAAGGTTTAA
- a CDS encoding DNA glycosylase: MNTPKIETHPFAAVLPPNASVMMMGTFPPTADKWAMSFHYPNFYNDMWRIYGRVFFDDADYFRVGDEKRFDPERIRTFMFERGIASCPTVVQAIRETGNASDKNLTVVTSVDLDSILLQVPKVGALFTTGGKATEVLLNLLDAPPPKSRYPKTNQSMDYPYQWQDLDKISNSEPVNDLTLYRLPSTSRAYPLALDKKVEAYKAFFKKIGKL; encoded by the coding sequence ATGAACACACCAAAAATAGAAACTCATCCCTTTGCAGCTGTGTTACCACCTAACGCTTCCGTCATGATGATGGGAACGTTTCCACCGACCGCTGATAAATGGGCAATGAGTTTTCATTATCCTAACTTTTATAACGATATGTGGCGCATTTATGGACGGGTATTCTTTGATGATGCTGACTATTTTAGAGTAGGAGATGAGAAGCGCTTTGATCCTGAGCGTATCCGCACCTTCATGTTCGAACGCGGTATTGCCTCATGCCCCACAGTAGTACAAGCGATTCGTGAAACGGGTAACGCCTCAGATAAGAATTTAACAGTCGTCACATCGGTTGATTTAGACAGCATTTTGCTACAAGTGCCAAAAGTCGGAGCATTATTTACCACAGGCGGTAAGGCAACTGAGGTATTACTTAATCTACTTGACGCACCACCGCCTAAATCGCGATATCCCAAAACTAATCAAAGTATGGATTATCCGTACCAATGGCAGGACCTAGATAAAATCTCAAACTCAGAACCAGTTAATGATTTAACGTTATATCGCTTACCTTCAACCTCACGAGCCTACCCACTAGCCTTAGATAAAAAAGTCGAAGCCTATAAGGCTTTCTTTAAAAAGATAGGTAAGCTATAA
- a CDS encoding alpha/beta fold hydrolase, with protein sequence MPYVTVATQANQPVDLYYEVQGTGRPVVLIHGWPLSGRSWEPQIAPLVEAGFQVITYDRRGFGQSSKPWEGYDYDTLAQDLKALMEELNLKDAAIVGFSMGGGEVARYLGQYGSDRVSKAVLASAVPPYLFKADDNPDGGLEEQDVQQFLDGVSGDRIAFLNDFTKTFFTPKDGKLLVSKPLRLYHREIAAFASPKATYDCVKSFAYTDFRDDLKAFDVPTLVIHGDADQIVPFEVSGQRSHDIIADSQLHIIEGGPHGNNVTHAKEFNQVLIDFLND encoded by the coding sequence ATGCCCTACGTTACGGTTGCAACTCAAGCTAATCAACCTGTCGACTTGTATTACGAAGTCCAAGGTACTGGCAGGCCTGTAGTCTTAATCCATGGCTGGCCGCTCAGCGGACGTTCATGGGAACCACAAATCGCTCCCCTTGTCGAAGCTGGTTTTCAAGTGATCACTTATGACAGACGCGGTTTCGGTCAATCCTCTAAGCCGTGGGAGGGTTATGACTATGATACTTTGGCGCAAGACTTAAAGGCACTCATGGAAGAACTTAATCTAAAAGATGCAGCGATTGTTGGATTCTCGATGGGTGGCGGTGAAGTTGCTCGCTATCTTGGTCAGTATGGATCAGACCGTGTCAGTAAAGCGGTACTGGCTTCTGCAGTTCCGCCTTATTTGTTTAAGGCCGATGACAATCCGGATGGTGGTTTGGAAGAGCAAGATGTTCAGCAGTTCCTAGATGGCGTGAGCGGTGACCGCATCGCATTTTTAAATGACTTCACTAAGACCTTTTTTACCCCAAAAGATGGCAAGTTATTAGTGAGTAAACCTCTGCGCCTGTATCACCGTGAGATTGCTGCGTTTGCCTCCCCTAAAGCCACTTACGATTGCGTCAAGTCATTTGCTTATACTGATTTCCGTGATGACCTAAAAGCATTCGATGTGCCTACGTTAGTAATTCATGGCGATGCGGATCAGATCGTTCCATTTGAAGTCAGTGGCCAGCGCTCGCACGATATAATTGCAGACAGTCAGCTACATATCATTGAAGGTGGCCCGCACGGTAATAATGTGACTCATGCAAAAGAGTTTAACCAAGTATTGATTGATTTTTTAAACGATTAA
- a CDS encoding alkane 1-monooxygenase, whose protein sequence is MTKQLDARALETIKAVTDSVLWQDPKRQFWLFSPALPLLGCLFALSLRDQDGIDVKNTVTAWAGILFIHGVIPVADLVIGDDNSNPPEGAFEALEQDQYYQRIAHAFIPLQYAALGLFSYQYIKRDLPWYNHLGVAVTAGVMNGVAINTAHELGHKSDRLNRVLSRISLAPTAYGHFAIEHNFGHHRWVATPRDPASSHYNESFWQFLPRTVFGGLRSAIDIETDRLARKNQSFWHQDNELLQGWVMSAVLYAVMYKAFGKKIVPFIAIQAIYGFSLLEAVNYLEHYGLLREQRDDGRYERTQPEHSWNSNHVVTNLFLYQLQRHSDHHAHPTRVYQLLRHFKEAPQLPSGYASMIMPAYIPPLWFAIMNKRVREHYDGDMSKVHQHHKLPSPRMQWATDQATKGLEWLARLRK, encoded by the coding sequence ATGACTAAGCAATTAGACGCACGGGCGCTTGAAACTATTAAAGCAGTGACTGATTCCGTGCTATGGCAAGATCCAAAACGCCAATTTTGGCTATTTAGTCCAGCTTTACCCTTGCTTGGCTGTTTGTTTGCACTCAGTCTGCGCGACCAAGACGGTATTGATGTTAAGAATACAGTAACCGCTTGGGCAGGAATATTGTTTATCCATGGGGTTATCCCTGTCGCTGATTTAGTTATCGGTGACGATAACAGTAATCCACCTGAGGGTGCGTTTGAAGCGTTAGAACAAGACCAATATTATCAGCGCATCGCTCATGCATTTATTCCATTGCAATATGCTGCCTTAGGTTTGTTCAGTTATCAATATATAAAACGCGATTTGCCCTGGTATAACCATTTAGGGGTTGCTGTTACGGCTGGGGTAATGAATGGTGTCGCCATTAATACTGCGCATGAACTTGGGCACAAGTCTGACCGTCTCAATCGCGTTTTATCCCGTATCAGTTTAGCACCAACGGCTTATGGACATTTTGCCATTGAGCATAACTTTGGTCATCACCGCTGGGTTGCTACCCCAAGAGATCCGGCCAGTAGCCATTATAACGAATCGTTTTGGCAGTTTTTACCACGTACCGTGTTTGGTGGCTTACGCTCAGCAATTGACATTGAGACTGATCGGCTGGCACGTAAAAACCAGTCTTTTTGGCATCAAGATAATGAGCTGTTGCAAGGTTGGGTAATGTCAGCCGTACTCTATGCAGTAATGTATAAAGCCTTTGGCAAAAAGATTGTTCCTTTTATTGCTATTCAGGCGATTTATGGCTTTAGTTTATTAGAGGCGGTCAATTACCTCGAACATTATGGTCTCTTGCGAGAACAACGCGATGATGGTCGTTATGAGCGTACTCAACCTGAGCATAGCTGGAATAGTAACCACGTGGTGACTAACTTATTCTTGTACCAGTTGCAGCGTCATTCTGATCATCATGCTCATCCCACCCGTGTCTATCAACTGCTACGCCACTTTAAGGAGGCACCGCAATTGCCTTCGGGCTACGCCAGTATGATTATGCCAGCGTATATTCCGCCACTTTGGTTTGCTATAATGAACAAGCGAGTTCGTGAGCATTACGACGGAGACATGAGCAAAGTACATCAGCACCATAAATTACCTAGCCCACGTATGCAATGGGCGACCGATCAGGCAACTAAAGGCTTGGAATGGCTAGCGCGCTTGCGTAAATAA
- a CDS encoding TRAP transporter substrate-binding protein yields the protein MKFAPLFSIGAIAALSLIGCSNQSDGDASAMSSQETTTLRFSHFWPATSSINKEVFEPWAKQIETDSNGRLKVELYPSATLSKADVTYEAAAKGTIDIGSQAHGYTSGRFPLTQIAELPGLSSSSTQTGCMLQTLYEDGTIASEYKDSHILFMYATGPGALHSTNKLIRTPEDMKGMRIRRPSAVAGDIIESMGASPVGLPANDMYTSLQRGVVDGLSFPWEAVTTFKIDELTKYHTNIPFYSSALMVTMNQGSYDKLPDDLKKVIDSNSGMALAKKVGEVFDKHDDIALQAAIDKGDQVIEVPDPLNDPDWKGPLEKGTQKYLSDVNALGLDADGVYEKAKAASIACKV from the coding sequence ATGAAGTTTGCTCCTCTTTTTTCAATAGGTGCCATAGCAGCACTTAGTCTAATAGGCTGTTCTAACCAATCTGATGGCGACGCTTCTGCTATGTCATCTCAAGAAACCACTACGCTACGTTTTTCGCATTTTTGGCCAGCTACTTCCTCTATTAATAAAGAGGTATTCGAGCCGTGGGCGAAACAAATAGAAACTGACTCTAATGGTCGACTTAAAGTTGAGCTTTATCCTTCAGCGACCCTCAGTAAAGCAGACGTCACCTACGAAGCTGCTGCTAAAGGTACGATAGACATCGGCTCTCAAGCTCATGGCTATACCAGTGGTCGCTTTCCGTTGACTCAAATTGCAGAGCTCCCAGGGTTATCTAGCTCGTCGACTCAGACGGGCTGTATGCTGCAAACCTTGTATGAAGATGGCACTATTGCTAGTGAGTACAAAGACTCACATATCTTGTTTATGTATGCTACGGGTCCAGGTGCGCTGCACTCCACCAACAAGCTGATTAGAACCCCTGAAGATATGAAGGGTATGCGTATTCGTCGCCCGTCAGCAGTCGCTGGCGACATCATCGAAAGTATGGGCGCTTCTCCCGTAGGGTTACCTGCTAATGACATGTACACATCCTTACAGCGTGGTGTCGTTGACGGTTTAAGTTTCCCATGGGAAGCGGTGACAACCTTTAAAATTGATGAATTAACCAAATATCATACCAATATTCCATTCTATAGCTCTGCTTTGATGGTCACTATGAATCAGGGCAGCTACGACAAATTACCCGATGATTTGAAAAAAGTGATTGATAGCAATTCAGGAATGGCGTTGGCGAAAAAAGTCGGTGAAGTATTTGATAAACACGATGATATAGCCTTACAAGCTGCTATCGATAAAGGGGATCAGGTTATCGAAGTTCCAGATCCGCTCAATGATCCAGACTGGAAAGGTCCACTCGAAAAAGGCACACAAAAATATCTTAGCGATGTTAACGCTTTAGGTTTAGATGCCGATGGGGTTTATGAAAAGGCTAAAGCCGCTAGTATTGCCTGTAAGGTTTAG
- a CDS encoding TRAP transporter large permease produces MSPEIIGAIGLVCMILLVIGRVPVALAMLGVGLVGFGAVTAPSNALQMLKDVPVDVLAKYDFSAIPLFILMGVFATHSGMASKLFESTRTIFGGVRGSLGIAGIGSSGIFASISGSSLATASTMARVALPQMEKYGYQPGFACGVLAAGGTLGIMIPPSIALLVYAILTQQSVGDMFIAGFLPGVLGMVMYSITVMIMVRWKPHLAPRGERTPWKAKIVSLTGLIPFSFIFIIIIAGIFFGLFTPTEGAAVGAFASWGYAAVKGMRLDGLKRSLIETLALSAVVFFMLLGAEALGYFISVSQMSNTLAAWIGGLDVSPMVVLICILIMYFLLGLFMDALAMLVITIPVVYPIILALGFDPVWFGIIAVLTVELGLITPPMGMNIFVIKAVAPHIKLADMFRGVAPFIVSDLIRLIVLVSFPAISLVLLS; encoded by the coding sequence ATGAGTCCAGAAATTATTGGTGCTATCGGTTTAGTGTGTATGATTTTACTAGTCATCGGCAGGGTGCCGGTTGCTTTGGCAATGTTAGGCGTAGGGCTAGTAGGTTTTGGGGCAGTAACTGCTCCTAGCAACGCCCTACAGATGTTAAAAGACGTTCCAGTAGATGTGTTAGCAAAATATGATTTTAGTGCCATTCCTCTATTCATATTAATGGGGGTGTTTGCTACGCATTCTGGTATGGCAAGTAAGCTCTTTGAATCCACTCGTACTATCTTTGGTGGTGTTAGAGGCAGCCTTGGGATTGCGGGTATTGGCTCATCAGGTATCTTTGCCTCTATTTCCGGATCATCGTTAGCGACTGCGTCTACGATGGCTCGAGTGGCATTGCCACAAATGGAAAAATACGGTTATCAGCCGGGTTTTGCCTGTGGGGTTTTAGCCGCTGGTGGGACCTTAGGTATTATGATTCCACCCAGTATCGCGCTGCTGGTTTATGCCATTTTGACCCAACAATCGGTTGGCGATATGTTTATTGCTGGGTTTTTGCCGGGTGTGCTAGGCATGGTTATGTATTCGATTACTGTGATGATCATGGTGCGCTGGAAGCCGCATCTCGCACCACGCGGCGAGCGAACCCCATGGAAAGCTAAGATAGTGTCTCTGACTGGTCTTATCCCTTTTAGCTTTATTTTCATTATTATTATCGCCGGTATTTTCTTTGGCTTATTTACCCCCACTGAAGGGGCAGCAGTAGGAGCCTTTGCTTCTTGGGGCTATGCTGCTGTCAAAGGCATGAGACTCGATGGGTTAAAGCGTTCCTTAATTGAGACCTTAGCGTTATCTGCGGTGGTATTCTTTATGCTATTAGGGGCAGAAGCGCTCGGCTACTTTATCTCTGTATCACAAATGTCTAATACCCTAGCAGCGTGGATTGGTGGTTTAGACGTTAGTCCAATGGTGGTGTTAATCTGCATCCTGATCATGTACTTTTTGCTTGGGTTGTTTATGGATGCCCTAGCGATGTTGGTGATCACCATTCCTGTGGTATATCCTATTATTCTAGCATTAGGTTTTGATCCCGTTTGGTTTGGTATCATTGCGGTATTAACTGTAGAGCTTGGGCTCATTACCCCGCCCATGGGCATGAATATCTTTGTGATTAAAGCGGTAGCCCCGCACATCAAGCTTGCGGATATGTTTCGCGGGGTAGCGCCCTTTATTGTCTCTGATTTGATTCGATTGATTGTTTTGGTATCCTTCCCAGCCATATCTTTAGTGTTATTAAGTTGA
- a CDS encoding DUF1653 domain-containing protein, whose protein sequence is MAQSTQNTIPQGIYRHYKGSLYQVLHTAHHSEIEETLVVYRCLYGDYGVWVRPLAMFTEMVTRDGKQVPRFELIKALVD, encoded by the coding sequence ATGGCGCAATCAACTCAAAATACTATCCCCCAAGGCATCTACCGCCACTACAAAGGCAGTCTGTACCAAGTTTTGCACACCGCACATCATTCCGAAATCGAAGAAACGTTAGTCGTCTATCGTTGTCTGTACGGTGACTATGGCGTTTGGGTGCGTCCATTAGCGATGTTTACTGAAATGGTCACACGTGACGGTAAGCAAGTACCACGGTTTGAGTTGATTAAAGCTTTAGTGGACTAA
- a CDS encoding SDR family NAD(P)-dependent oxidoreductase: protein MNVLITGASAGFGKALAERLIAKGHRVIGCARRLDKLNELAHSLGESFLPVAMDVSDTASIPQIIADLPDAFSQIDVLINNAGLALGTESAQNSDLTDWMQMVDTNIKGLMSLTHAVLPAMVARDSGYIINLGSIAGSWPYYGGNVYGATKAFVKQFSLNLRADLIGTQVRVTNLEPGNVGGTEFSNVRYHGDDDKAAKVYDGFKSMTGEDIGDILLWLIESPAHININRLEVMPVAQTYNGLTIAKQDS, encoded by the coding sequence ATGAACGTATTAATTACAGGGGCAAGTGCGGGTTTTGGTAAAGCGTTGGCGGAGCGTTTAATTGCAAAAGGCCACCGGGTAATCGGTTGTGCCAGACGCCTCGATAAACTTAATGAACTGGCACACAGCTTAGGCGAATCATTTTTGCCAGTGGCCATGGATGTCAGTGACACGGCTTCTATTCCGCAGATAATCGCCGATCTACCTGATGCCTTCAGCCAAATCGATGTTTTAATCAATAATGCCGGACTGGCACTAGGTACAGAGTCTGCTCAAAACTCCGACCTTACTGATTGGATGCAAATGGTTGATACCAACATCAAGGGCCTAATGTCATTAACACATGCGGTCTTGCCAGCAATGGTCGCGCGCGACAGTGGTTATATCATTAATTTGGGCTCTATTGCGGGTAGCTGGCCATACTATGGCGGTAATGTGTACGGCGCCACTAAAGCTTTTGTAAAGCAGTTCAGCTTAAACTTGCGAGCTGATCTAATCGGCACCCAAGTGCGTGTCACTAATCTTGAGCCCGGTAATGTTGGAGGAACAGAGTTCTCAAACGTACGCTATCATGGTGATGATGATAAGGCCGCCAAGGTTTATGATGGCTTTAAAAGTATGACTGGCGAAGATATCGGTGATATTTTGTTGTGGTTGATTGAATCTCCTGCTCACATTAACATCAACCGTTTAGAAGTCATGCCGGTGGCACAGACCTATAACGGACTGACGATTGCTAAGCAGGATAGCTAA
- a CDS encoding ABC transporter substrate-binding protein yields MANTALTLTLEWFLNPDHLPFIAGIYTDAYKKAGLDINMIEPTEHYDGFAELQAGNIDLHVNEPIHLFEHYFDDLKALGCFFVTDGGVLMKQSSMDKLHQNQPIRITTPAANPITNKIGFEILNRYAEKNGFVLDCDNVSFVETDFQHLHNLQQGDGQGKEHKEFDGAWLCFYNFEGIEANHAGLDYTFIDQHLSPYPNFSALELMTTHSIWQEKSTALQQFVKVSTDMGQLCINDPEQARAIYYGYTGEAPSALMDDIINDTLKRLITPIKPDSKRWSELREMLATLDIAALSDTNYAKLWQ; encoded by the coding sequence ATGGCGAACACGGCACTTACCTTAACGTTAGAGTGGTTCTTAAATCCTGATCATCTGCCTTTTATAGCCGGAATCTACACCGACGCCTATAAGAAGGCGGGTCTTGATATCAATATGATTGAGCCAACTGAACACTATGATGGCTTTGCGGAATTGCAAGCAGGCAATATTGATTTGCATGTCAATGAGCCTATTCATTTATTCGAGCATTATTTTGATGATTTAAAGGCACTGGGCTGTTTTTTTGTGACCGACGGTGGGGTTTTAATGAAGCAAAGTAGTATGGACAAGCTGCATCAAAATCAGCCAATACGCATTACCACGCCAGCAGCCAACCCCATTACCAATAAGATCGGCTTTGAGATTTTGAACCGCTATGCCGAGAAAAATGGCTTTGTTTTAGACTGCGACAATGTCAGCTTTGTAGAGACTGACTTTCAGCATTTACATAACCTGCAACAAGGCGATGGGCAGGGCAAAGAACATAAAGAATTTGATGGGGCGTGGTTGTGTTTTTATAACTTTGAAGGCATCGAAGCCAATCATGCGGGTCTTGACTATACTTTTATCGACCAGCATTTATCACCGTATCCGAACTTTTCCGCACTGGAGCTAATGACTACGCATAGCATATGGCAAGAGAAATCAACCGCGCTACAGCAGTTCGTCAAGGTAAGTACCGACATGGGGCAACTGTGTATTAATGATCCAGAGCAGGCGCGCGCTATTTATTATGGTTACACGGGTGAGGCGCCCTCTGCACTAATGGACGACATTATTAATGACACGCTAAAACGCTTGATAACGCCCATCAAGCCTGACAGCAAGCGGTGGTCAGAACTACGTGAGATGTTGGCAACATTAGATATCGCCGCACTCAGTGACACGAATTATGCCAAATTGTGGCAGTAA
- a CDS encoding TRAP transporter small permease — MVFLVKISRFIARMCEFIGGISLIIIVLATIADVFFRYMFKLTGGELGFTIKGGVEIVSYFMLFALLSAFAAYVERSQIIVDVFTQKMPQAIKGYMMGTFMMGFFLIGIVFTWGLYESAVDAVHFGKVTQDLRISMMPIYGLSSFLSALLATRALIESINIFKTGEFFDAEETGA, encoded by the coding sequence ATGGTATTTCTGGTCAAAATAAGCCGCTTTATTGCAAGGATGTGTGAGTTCATTGGTGGTATCAGCTTAATCATCATTGTTCTCGCCACCATTGCAGATGTTTTCTTTCGTTATATGTTCAAGCTCACTGGTGGTGAGCTCGGATTTACTATTAAAGGCGGCGTGGAGATTGTCTCCTATTTTATGCTTTTTGCGTTGTTGTCTGCTTTTGCCGCCTATGTCGAACGGTCACAAATTATCGTCGATGTTTTTACCCAAAAAATGCCCCAGGCTATCAAAGGCTATATGATGGGTACCTTCATGATGGGGTTTTTCTTAATAGGTATCGTGTTCACATGGGGCCTATATGAGAGTGCAGTCGATGCCGTCCATTTCGGTAAAGTGACTCAAGATCTTAGAATTTCAATGATGCCCATTTATGGCTTGAGTTCATTCTTAAGTGCCTTACTTGCTACTCGTGCCCTTATCGAATCTATCAATATTTTCAAAACGGGCGAGTTCTTTGACGCCGAGGAGACAGGCGCATGA
- a CDS encoding alpha/beta fold hydrolase: MIISILSQYQLRTINIAASNGALLPVSVIGSGQPVLVLHAYGMDAREFLPFILPLTTKYQFYLPHFRGFGLAQSIPLTQFDFLGQYSEDINAVIEQICSWRNLISIPVAAISMGAQVMWAYFGRYGSDRVSRYLNIDQTPTVHNQSNWQGGLFGARQSEVFDIFQEVLDAGLAYEHFDSFTHLPHSLKRRTTDTERMFSLLSASRPRSQAFIHLMTHQTDHQLVFYNHDTWKHKMHCLQAYLALPYDFRDVAETLTIPVMNLIGGRSQLYNPEWQRKVTQMLPNATEVVLPKSGHAVPLDEPVKFYKVLKRFLQD, translated from the coding sequence ATGATTATTAGCATTCTATCTCAATACCAACTACGGACCATTAATATTGCTGCTTCGAATGGAGCGCTGCTACCGGTCTCTGTGATTGGTAGCGGTCAGCCTGTGTTAGTACTACACGCTTACGGTATGGATGCGCGTGAGTTCCTACCCTTTATACTGCCACTGACCACTAAGTATCAATTTTATCTGCCGCACTTTCGCGGATTCGGCCTCGCCCAGTCTATTCCACTCACCCAGTTTGATTTCCTTGGCCAATATTCCGAAGATATCAATGCGGTCATTGAGCAAATCTGTAGTTGGCGCAACCTTATCTCTATCCCTGTAGCTGCAATTTCTATGGGGGCGCAAGTGATGTGGGCTTATTTTGGTCGCTACGGATCCGATCGAGTCAGCCGCTACCTCAATATTGATCAAACCCCTACGGTTCATAACCAATCAAATTGGCAAGGTGGGCTCTTTGGCGCGCGTCAGTCCGAAGTGTTTGATATATTTCAGGAAGTGCTTGATGCAGGGTTGGCTTATGAGCATTTTGACAGCTTTACCCACCTCCCTCATTCCTTAAAGCGACGCACCACAGATACCGAGCGCATGTTTTCCCTATTGTCCGCGAGTCGGCCGCGCTCCCAAGCCTTTATTCATCTAATGACTCACCAAACGGATCACCAACTGGTGTTTTATAATCATGACACCTGGAAGCATAAGATGCACTGCCTGCAAGCGTACTTGGCGCTCCCCTATGACTTTCGGGACGTGGCGGAGACACTGACCATTCCCGTAATGAACTTAATCGGCGGTCGCTCCCAGCTATATAACCCAGAATGGCAACGCAAAGTCACTCAGATGCTGCCCAACGCGACCGAGGTGGTATTGCCAAAATCTGGACACGCGGTGCCGCTCGATGAGCCGGTAAAATTTTATAAAGTATTGAAGAGATTCTTGCAAGATTAG
- the upp gene encoding uracil phosphoribosyltransferase — MSDLKITVIDHPLVRHKLSLMREKDCSTYKFRTLTKELARLMAYEASRDFEIETFPMEGWCGDITGEQIVGKTATIVPILRAGLGMLDGVLDLIPTAKISVVGLQRDEETLQPVPFFEKFVSHMDKRPAIIIDPMLATGGSMIATIEMLKKNGCKNIKALVLVAAPEGVRLVNDAHPDVTIYTAALDSHLDEHGYIIPGLGDAGDKIFGTKQN; from the coding sequence ATGAGTGACTTAAAAATTACCGTAATTGATCATCCGTTAGTACGTCATAAACTCAGCTTGATGCGTGAAAAAGACTGTAGTACCTATAAATTCCGTACGCTTACTAAAGAGCTTGCGCGCTTGATGGCCTATGAGGCCAGCCGAGATTTTGAAATAGAGACTTTCCCAATGGAAGGTTGGTGTGGCGATATTACTGGTGAGCAAATAGTGGGTAAGACGGCGACTATTGTACCGATTCTACGTGCCGGTCTGGGTATGCTAGATGGGGTGCTCGACTTAATACCAACGGCTAAAATCTCAGTTGTTGGCTTACAACGCGATGAAGAAACCTTACAACCAGTGCCATTTTTTGAAAAATTCGTCAGTCATATGGACAAACGTCCTGCGATTATCATTGATCCAATGCTAGCAACGGGTGGCTCCATGATTGCTACTATTGAGATGCTCAAAAAAAATGGCTGTAAAAATATCAAAGCCTTAGTTTTGGTTGCTGCGCCCGAAGGCGTGCGCTTGGTCAATGACGCGCATCCTGACGTGACTATTTATACGGCTGCCTTAGACAGTCATCTGGATGAACACGGCTATATCATCCCTGGCCTCGGCGATGCCGGTGATAAGATTTTTGGTACCAAGCAAAACTAG